In Acinetobacter sp. TGL-Y2, a genomic segment contains:
- a CDS encoding 3-hydroxybutyrate dehydrogenase yields MSLVLEGKVAFITGSASGIGLEIAKKFAQEGAKVAISDVNVDKCAESVAALKAQGFDALSAPCDVTDETAYEAAIKLTHETFGRLDILVNNAGFQHVAVIEEFPTTTFQKLIDVMLVGSFIGIKHAFPIMKNQKFGRIINLSSINGLIGFAGKAGYNSAKHGVIGLTKVAALESAQDGITVNALCPGYVDTPLVRGQIADLARTRDVSEKSALEDIILAMVPQKRLLNVEEIADYAIFLASDKAAVVTGQAVVMDGGYTAQ; encoded by the coding sequence ATGAGTCTGGTTTTAGAGGGAAAAGTTGCATTTATCACGGGTTCAGCAAGCGGTATTGGGCTTGAAATTGCAAAAAAGTTTGCACAAGAAGGGGCTAAAGTCGCTATTTCGGATGTAAACGTTGATAAATGTGCGGAGTCTGTAGCGGCTTTAAAGGCTCAGGGTTTTGATGCACTTTCAGCACCTTGTGACGTAACCGATGAAACTGCTTATGAAGCAGCGATTAAGCTTACTCATGAAACTTTTGGACGTTTAGATATTTTGGTAAATAACGCAGGATTTCAGCATGTTGCAGTAATTGAGGAATTCCCGACGACAACTTTCCAAAAATTAATTGACGTCATGCTAGTCGGATCATTTATTGGAATAAAACATGCTTTTCCAATCATGAAAAATCAAAAATTCGGCCGTATTATCAATTTATCTTCGATTAATGGATTGATTGGATTCGCGGGTAAGGCTGGTTATAACAGCGCTAAACATGGTGTTATTGGTTTAACAAAAGTTGCTGCTTTAGAATCCGCACAAGATGGAATTACAGTAAATGCATTGTGTCCAGGTTATGTAGATACACCTTTGGTACGTGGGCAAATTGCAGATTTAGCACGAACAAGAGACGTGAGTGAAAAAAGCGCTTTAGAAGATATTATTTTGGCAATGGTGCCACAAAAACGTTTATTAAACGTAGAGGAAATAGCGGACTACGCTATTTTTCTAGCGAGCGATAAAGCTGCTGTGGTAACTGGGCAGGCCGTTGTGATGGATGGTGGATACACAGCGCAGTAG
- a CDS encoding 3-hydroxyacyl-CoA dehydrogenase NAD-binding domain-containing protein has product MPDDMIIASSSFGLEITDIQSSWAFAERIPLGHPFNPPHLLPLVGIVGDEQTSKNVFKMLMNFIDHWGETPILINQEIKGYVANR; this is encoded by the coding sequence TTGCCTGATGATATGATAATTGCATCCAGTTCATTTGGCTTGGAAATTACAGACATCCAGAGCTCATGGGCCTTTGCTGAACGTATTCCACTTGGGCATCCGTTTAACCCACCACATTTATTACCCCTTGTTGGGATTGTGGGTGATGAACAGACTTCAAAAAATGTATTCAAGATGCTTATGAATTTTATCGATCATTGGGGGGAGACACCCATTCTCATTAATCAAGAGATTAAGGGTTATGTTGCAAATAGATGA
- a CDS encoding flavin reductase has translation MIESADFKNAMSLLASAVNVVTTAGTSGRHGLTASAVCSVTDTPPTLLVCMNQSSRSHAHFIENKILCVNVLSAQHEQISNAFASSKLNSEQRFKQAAWTELETGSPVLKDALVSFDCEIEHIQQVGTHSVFMCRVIAIQQNHPKEGLVYFNRAYHYVSEVELV, from the coding sequence ATGATTGAATCAGCAGACTTTAAAAATGCGATGTCTTTACTCGCAAGTGCCGTGAATGTGGTGACGACAGCAGGTACATCTGGTCGTCACGGGTTGACTGCTTCTGCGGTGTGTAGTGTGACAGATACACCGCCGACATTATTGGTCTGTATGAATCAATCATCTCGATCACATGCACATTTTATTGAAAATAAAATCTTATGTGTGAATGTGTTGAGCGCTCAGCATGAGCAGATTTCCAATGCATTTGCATCGAGCAAACTGAATTCAGAACAGCGCTTTAAACAGGCGGCTTGGACAGAGCTGGAAACTGGATCACCTGTTTTAAAAGATGCTTTAGTGAGTTTTGATTGCGAGATCGAGCATATTCAACAGGTGGGAACACATAGCGTTTTTATGTGTCGTGTGATTGCAATCCAACAAAATCATCCTAAAGAAGGATTGGTGTATTTCAATCGTGCTTACCATTACGTGAGTGAGGTGGAACTTGTTTGA
- a CDS encoding heavy metal sensor histidine kinase — protein MNNSLRHLSLTARLSMAFSMICCAVFLGIGLLSYHNMQHLLAKQRDQNLTARVERIEIFLHDQESFQILVQHPRLYENMLGKEDNLLILRNQQQTLIEINPLNVHIPAMAESKNMSFVDNQLEFATTRLAYKTVVFNQQYYQLIAGTQLDEAQATLDQYLWKLILYSVLGIIMASLLGRWVGGYLLKSLNQLIAQTYQIQGSQSHQRIEAQSTSVEVEKLRSAMNAMLEKIQINYDQLARFSEDIAHELRTPLNNLIGQTQIMLMQSRSQQELEQLLYSHLEEYERLSKMIDNMLFIARSEHSDYLIEKQNIDLASLILELVHYFEFLAEDKNMAFILALETGVQIYANTDLLKRALSNLMINAIDYGLEDQDIVISTKSTGHHVEIEVLTKNIFIDDKHLNHVFDRFYQIDSSRHHKAKTGGLGLSIVRSIMMLHRAEASAYNSPQGIVFRLKMNSLENFEKL, from the coding sequence ATGAACAATAGCTTAAGGCATCTGAGTTTAACCGCACGTTTAAGTATGGCCTTCAGCATGATTTGTTGTGCTGTATTTTTGGGTATTGGCCTGCTTTCTTATCACAACATGCAGCACCTGTTGGCCAAACAACGTGATCAGAACTTAACTGCACGTGTTGAACGCATCGAAATATTTTTACATGATCAAGAAAGTTTTCAAATTCTGGTTCAACATCCTCGGCTTTATGAAAATATGCTGGGAAAAGAAGATAATCTTTTAATCTTAAGAAATCAGCAACAGACTTTAATTGAAATTAATCCACTGAACGTCCATATTCCTGCTATGGCCGAATCAAAAAACATGAGCTTTGTCGATAATCAATTGGAATTTGCCACCACCCGTTTAGCTTATAAAACTGTGGTTTTTAATCAGCAATATTATCAACTCATTGCCGGAACACAACTGGACGAAGCCCAAGCGACTTTAGATCAATATTTATGGAAATTAATTCTCTATAGCGTATTGGGAATCATCATGGCAAGCCTACTCGGTCGTTGGGTGGGTGGCTATTTACTCAAATCTTTAAATCAGTTGATTGCACAAACCTACCAAATTCAGGGTAGTCAATCCCATCAGCGTATTGAAGCGCAGAGCACTAGCGTTGAAGTGGAAAAACTCCGTTCAGCCATGAATGCGATGTTGGAAAAAATTCAGATTAATTATGATCAATTGGCCCGTTTTTCTGAAGATATTGCCCATGAATTAAGAACCCCTTTAAACAACTTAATCGGGCAAACACAAATCATGCTCATGCAATCTCGGTCACAGCAGGAATTGGAACAGCTTTTGTATTCTCATCTGGAGGAATATGAACGGCTCAGCAAGATGATAGACAACATGTTGTTCATCGCTCGTTCAGAGCACAGTGATTATTTGATCGAAAAACAAAATATTGACTTAGCGAGTCTGATTCTAGAGTTGGTCCACTACTTTGAATTCTTGGCTGAAGACAAGAACATGGCATTTATTTTAGCCTTAGAAACAGGCGTTCAAATCTATGCCAATACTGATTTATTAAAACGCGCGTTGTCCAACCTGATGATCAATGCGATTGATTATGGATTGGAAGATCAGGACATTGTGATTTCAACCAAATCTACAGGACATCATGTCGAGATTGAAGTATTAACGAAAAATATTTTTATTGATGACAAACATTTGAATCATGTCTTTGATCGTTTTTATCAAATTGATAGTAGTCGACATCACAAAGCAAAAACAGGAGGGTTAGGACTATCAATCGTGAGATCTATCATGATGTTACATCGTGCAGAGGCCAGTGCTTATAACAGCCCTCAAGGCATTGTGTTTAGATTAAAGATGAATAGTTTAGAGAATTTTGAAAAATTATAA
- the pepP gene encoding Xaa-Pro aminopeptidase, with protein sequence MKLTQADFQERRDRLAEQIGSNSIAIIETSPVAMRNRDADYKYRADSSFYYLTGFAEPEAVAVIETFGSGEEYSYSLFCRERDREMEIWHGYRAGVDGAVDDFDADEAYAIELLDEEILEKLLDKEKLFYRIGHRAEFDARVAKWVVDANGESRKGTAAPAQLIQLDRILDEMRLHKDAEEIALMQIAANISAEAHTQAMKAVKSNMMEYALEAELNYIFGKNGCVPSYNSIVGGGENACILHYVENNKPLKDGDLVLIDAACEYEFYASDITRTFPVNGKFSPEQKALYQVVLDAQIAAIDAVRIGNSYKEPHHVAVRILVQGLLDLGIMQGELDDIIAKESFRQFYMHGTGHWLGMDVHDVGAYKQNGEWRTYEEGMVVTVEPGLYIAPDDETVDVKWRGIGIRIEDDIVATKQGPLVLTKNVVKTIEDIEALMAP encoded by the coding sequence ATGAAATTGACTCAAGCTGATTTTCAGGAACGCCGTGATCGTTTAGCAGAACAGATCGGTTCAAACAGTATTGCGATTATTGAAACAAGCCCTGTGGCAATGCGTAACCGTGACGCCGACTATAAATATAGAGCGGACAGTAGTTTCTATTATTTAACTGGTTTTGCAGAACCTGAAGCGGTCGCGGTGATTGAAACTTTTGGTTCAGGCGAAGAATATAGCTATAGTTTGTTCTGCCGTGAACGTGATCGTGAAATGGAAATCTGGCATGGCTACCGCGCAGGTGTTGACGGCGCTGTCGATGACTTTGATGCTGACGAAGCTTATGCCATCGAGCTTCTAGACGAAGAAATACTTGAAAAACTATTAGACAAAGAAAAATTATTTTACCGGATTGGACACCGAGCGGAATTTGATGCGCGTGTTGCCAAGTGGGTTGTGGACGCAAACGGTGAATCCCGTAAAGGCACAGCTGCACCGGCGCAGTTGATTCAGTTAGATCGTATTTTAGATGAAATGCGTTTGCATAAAGATGCAGAAGAAATTGCACTCATGCAGATTGCAGCGAATATCAGTGCTGAAGCGCATACACAGGCCATGAAAGCGGTTAAATCCAATATGATGGAATATGCTTTAGAGGCTGAACTGAATTATATTTTTGGTAAAAATGGCTGTGTGCCGTCTTATAACAGTATTGTGGGCGGTGGTGAAAATGCGTGTATTTTACATTATGTGGAAAACAATAAACCGCTCAAAGACGGTGACTTGGTCTTGATTGATGCAGCATGTGAATATGAGTTTTATGCCTCAGATATTACTCGGACTTTTCCAGTCAATGGTAAATTTAGTCCAGAACAAAAAGCACTCTATCAAGTGGTGTTGGATGCTCAAATTGCTGCAATTGATGCGGTTCGTATTGGCAATTCATACAAAGAACCACACCATGTTGCAGTGCGTATATTGGTTCAAGGCTTGCTTGATTTAGGCATTATGCAAGGTGAGCTTGACGATATTATTGCAAAAGAAAGCTTCCGTCAGTTTTATATGCATGGGACAGGGCATTGGCTGGGCATGGATGTGCATGACGTGGGTGCTTATAAGCAAAATGGTGAATGGCGAACTTATGAAGAAGGTATGGTTGTAACGGTTGAACCGGGTTTGTATATCGCCCCTGATGATGAAACGGTTGATGTAAAATGGCGTGGTATTGGTATTCGTATCGAAGATGATATTGTTGCGACTAAACAAGGGCCGCTAGTTCTCACCAAAAATGTGGTCAAAACTATTGAAGATATTGAAGCGCTGATGGCTCCTTAA
- a CDS encoding cell division protein ZapA, with amino-acid sequence MSELATVELRLIEQSFRLSTTVDKKADLERAGDLLNEKFQEFRRKAPNVEHNKLVIMVALELMQEVLTLNKSLQEYAQCERLLSTILEDVEKAV; translated from the coding sequence ATGTCTGAGTTAGCGACTGTAGAATTACGCCTGATTGAACAATCCTTTCGCCTGTCTACCACTGTAGATAAGAAAGCGGATTTAGAACGCGCGGGTGATTTGCTGAATGAGAAGTTTCAAGAGTTTCGCCGTAAAGCACCGAATGTTGAACATAATAAATTAGTGATTATGGTGGCACTTGAGCTCATGCAAGAGGTGTTAACTCTGAACAAATCCTTACAAGAATATGCACAGTGTGAACGTTTACTCAGCACTATTCTGGAAGACGTTGAAAAAGCAGTATAA
- a CDS encoding UPF0149 family protein, with protein MQDDISGWNDWSHHFSAIEEISSPSELHGLLTGIVCVTQAPTPDEWLQILSTLTVPQLEQEALDLLAEETEDVFHALSEDELDYLPMLPDDEHSLSERVQALADWCTGVVLGFGLASGNIRPDEAELIQHLQDIAAVEFEDTDDDEEGEISYQELYEFVRLIPVSLSMARPKISVADSTLLQHVKNKKVADTDANVVEMFTPNRPS; from the coding sequence ATGCAAGACGATATTTCAGGTTGGAATGACTGGAGCCATCATTTTAGTGCTATTGAAGAAATTTCAAGCCCTAGTGAGTTACATGGTTTGCTTACGGGTATTGTTTGTGTAACGCAAGCACCGACACCTGATGAATGGTTACAAATTTTATCGACATTGACTGTGCCTCAACTTGAACAAGAAGCACTCGACTTACTGGCTGAAGAGACCGAGGACGTTTTCCACGCATTGTCTGAGGATGAGTTAGATTATTTACCCATGCTTCCAGATGACGAACACTCACTCTCAGAACGTGTACAAGCTTTGGCAGATTGGTGCACGGGCGTGGTACTCGGTTTTGGTTTGGCATCTGGTAACATTCGCCCAGATGAAGCAGAACTCATTCAACATTTGCAAGATATTGCAGCGGTAGAATTTGAGGATACCGACGATGATGAAGAGGGTGAAATAAGCTACCAAGAGTTATACGAGTTTGTACGTTTAATTCCAGTAAGCTTATCCATGGCTCGCCCAAAAATTAGCGTGGCGGACAGTACTTTACTTCAGCATGTGAAAAACAAGAAAGTTGCTGATACAGACGCCAATGTCGTGGAAATGTTTACCCCAAACCGCCCAAGTTAA